GGATGTGTGActctggctctccttgcccacacgcAAAGGGTATCCcggtttcttcttctttatttctttctttctttcatgagGCTTGCTTAAAACCCAAATTTTGGGAGGCAAGTCTGAATTGAAAACACTGAATGAAATTTTGCCAAGTGATAGCTCTTAACTTGTAAGTTTCACATTAACCGTCGACCCCCGTCTCGGTCACCTCTCCACCAGCTTCctgaagcaaagcaaaaagtcaACTCCATGGATAAGTCATGTGCTTGTGACGCAAGACAGCCGGCAGCGCCCACTGAGTGTGGGAAGGGTATCAAAACCCGGCGTTATGCAAGGAGAGATTCCTGGAAGCCGGTTGTCCGAAGGCGAGCGTCTTTGTAGTCTTGTCTGTCCTCTTTCTCTCGCTTCGAAAATCGCCGATACTATTTATAGCCCCGATGTGGGATGTCGGAGCCGCCTGAGAGCGAGCGGCGGACATGTCGATATGGACGGACGTATTTGTACAGAATACTATCTGCGGTGGTACGTGAGCCGTAGAAGTGTGTTGGAGAGAGCAAGCTCGAGCAGCAAGCGGGATTTTGAGTGAACACCAAAGCACATAATTGGATGGAGGTGGCAGCGTGTAATCCTCGGGCTTTAAATCGGAACTCGTGTTCGGAGACGTGGACGCGTGCGTACACCCGCCGGCCACACCTGTTGACACCGccgtctacattttttttagattttggtTTCTTGAgtcattcattcccaaagacgtttttaaacgtcttttcagacgtcggtccagaattggctggtactgaatgagttaataataatCTGTGTGGATTCGCCTCCCAGTGCTGTGCTTAGGTGGGTGTTGCCCTGTGACTCAGCGCAACGTGATCGATGGCCGCCTTCAATTTGCAACTTTCATGCTTGCGTTTTGGATCACTGCACGCcgcattgtttttgtgtgtcaatTTGCGTGCTTTGAGAATATGCGGTGAGCGTTTCCAATTGCCTACTCCGTTGTCTTGTTTTCCCTTTGACATCCCGGGTGAGTCACTTCCTGTTGGGCGCACTGCCAACTGCAGTAAACAACGGCTTGACAGCGATGCTTTCTCTCTCGATGGGACGCTCGGTCCCGGGTCGGTTTTGCTTTTAATCGGTCAGCTTTTCTGCAGTTCCGGCTGTgtcccgatttttttttaaagtagtatTTCTCCCCGACATTGCTTTGATGTTTCTCTTGCGCTTTGGTTTCCCCAGCTCCAGCTACTCAACGGCAGCGTTAGAGTTTGAGAAGGAGCACCACATTGCTCCGGTGTACGAGTCGCCCAGGATGTCACGTCGGAGCCTGCGTCTGCAAACCGTTGccggtcaccatggcaacgacAGCCTTATGGACTACACCCAGAGCCAGAGCAGCTATACCACCAGGAAAGAGTCACGGTGAGTGTCTTCGTATCCGCACGCTCTTATGCAGTCACGTCGGACTTGTGAATTAACTGCAGAGGAAATCGCGGTGATACGATGAtcatctttaactcattcactcccaaagacgtttttaaacgtcttttcagacttggtctagaattggctggtactgaacgaGTTCATACTTGAGTCACATTTTAATTCAGTTTCatgtcttattttccccccataGTATAATACTCCACATTTGTGTTTCCGCATTCTTTCCGCCAGGACTCTGCGGAGCCGAAAGCTGCAGTCCAGTTCCAACGCCATGTCTTTCTCCCTGAGCCAAGCCGGCACGCCGAGGAAGAACCTCAGCTTCTCGGCCGTCAGCACGCCGATAAACAGCAGCACGAGGGTGGAGGAAAGCAACGCGGCGTTTGACGCCAGCCGTCACACGGGCATCGGGGACCAGGCTCGGCTCAGCCAGCGCACCATCACTACGACCACAACCACGATGACTATCGACGGCATCCGGGGTCAGTTGAGAAAATAGTTTGAGATGAGCATGTCGTGGCACATGAAAACATTGCGAAATGACTTTCAAGGTAAAGGGCTCTTGAAAAGCGTCGTTTTAAATTCACGTGTCCCGTGTTGTCCTCAGGCAGGACGTCCCAATCCGAGCTCAGCTCGTCGAACGTCAACGGCGACGTCGGCGCTTCCAAGTCCCACGCGACGCTCGCCAACGGCTACATCTGTAAAGACTGCTCCTGTCATTCGCAAACGAGTGACTCCCTCATCACTCACCCTTCACTGACATCTTCGTCGCCATCGTCACACGCGGAGGAAGTGTGCACCCATGCCGGCTACTCGTCGTCACCTTTCACAAGCATATACTCCCGAGACCGGAGTCGAAATAGCAAGACAGGTGCGGAAGTTGAAACTCGGGAATGAAGACATTGCGAAAGCTGATATCTTACGTTCAAATGTTGATTTCTCCTTAGGTGTCCTAACTTCGATGTCGAATACGTGTGTGCGCCTGAGCAAAAAAGTCCTGGCCCCGTTTGTCTCGATCGTCACTATGCTATACAGCAGCGTGCTCTGGGTGCGCACGCAAACCACAAGCGGCACGCCGGGAAGAGGTAGACACATCGCGGATCATCGTCCaaacgtttttattttgtgggcCTATTTTTCCGACAACCTCCCTTCTCACTGTGCCCACCTTCACTATTTTTAACTAATCCTGCggcccatttgttttttttggttttgtttgtttttggtcatgggccgctgaaaaatggatggtgggccGCAAATCGCccccgggccatagtttggacaccgGATGGGCTAACCCATGACCAACCCTCTCCTTTAATAatatcatttttacattttctccTCTGTCTTGATACCATTGCGTGTGTTTTGACGTCCGTGTTTCGGGTCCCTTTGTTTCCAGCGGGCGTCTTTGCATCGTGTACGGACGCCTTGAGACAGACGGCGTCCTCCAGTCTGTCTCAAATGTGGCTGCTCAAACGCAGGGTGACGGGCGACAGATCTAAAGACTCTCAAGTACAAGGTAGTaggataaatatgtaaactcgTGTTTTTCAgcgacattttgttgttgtaattatccattcattttgttgTATGTTTTTATTGGAACGTTCAAATACAAATGAGCTTTGCGTGTATTTCAGCTCACTCGAGTTATTGTGGGAGCATGAATGTCAAAGATCTGGTGACGGAAGACTCATCGCATCTCAATCTCAATGGTTCCCTAtgtaagcgcacacacacacacacacacacacacacaccttattGACTCATGAGTGATAGTTGACTGACTAGTTTTCTTTGAATCCAACATGCAAAACGATGCTATGCTCGCCACTAAatcatgtcatcatcatcgCAAATATAATTTAAATGCTCGCAGCGCAACCTACAAAGTTGAGCACAATGTGTTGTGTGATCCCGTTTGACTTGAGTtgttatcatttaaaaaatattttataatattcATTTGTAGCAGTGTCAGAAATGTAGTCATGGTAAAATCCTGAGCTAACTGCACAGGccgtttttttaaagttacattttgacactagtcTTAAAGTATAACTAGAAGCTAAccactgtaaaataaaataaattaatctaCTCCTTTTTAGGAATTCCAATTTTGTTAAACCTTAAAGCATTGTCATATTTGAAAGTTTCTGgaaaacaagaaataaacaacaaattcaacaaacGTCTAGTTGCCTTTATTCAACCTTTACATGACCTTGATGATTGAGAATCTACACAGACACAAAGGgtggaaaataattattttagcaCTACTGTGACACAGCGTAAAAAATGGCTTGAGAAATGTTCGGCTAAGCTAACAAAATGGTGGCAAAAAGCTAGGCTAAGCTAACAAAATGGTGGctgatgtgtttttcttttccctatGATAGGTATTTGCAAATAATTgatcaataattgaacaaataattCAACTTTTAGGccctttgacatttaaaaaatgagctGGAAGAAAATCTCACAATCTTTATTGAATTAGACTTGTCCCAAAtctgacagtgttttttttgcttaaacaGACATATATGTTGAGGTCTGTTTTGATGACAGCTCGTGCAATATGCACGCCTTtagctacttttgttttgtgctgtccaaattttacttttgaatgcatgtgtgtgccagtttactacagtatataattcatttttaatgttaaacATCCACCTTACTGTATATATCAATTCATGCAtgctttttgtgcgtgtgttcacGTTGCTTGCTGCACGCAGGTGATGACTGTAAAGGGAAGGAGTACTCTGAGACACACGCCGTCCTCCTCACTCAGTCCTCCAGGTCTCGGCGCCTGGCGGGGGCGCTGTGGAGCCTTCTGGCTTGCACAGGTTGAATGGCACTCCTCTAATGCcgagatgatgatgacgatgttgATTAGAGCACCAGCGGTGACTAATCGGCGCTTGCGTTTCCAGGTTACTACCTCCTCCAGCCGGGTCATTCTGTGGTGAGAGGCGCTAAAGCTTTGGGCTCAGGTGTTGGGACACTGACACAGAGACTCCTCACGCTGCTGTGGACAATTCTCGCAGCTCCAGGTTTGGTCACGTGATCTCTTGTCGCCGGAGAATCTCTTTGGTTCGGAGGTTCTGATGATGTTTTGTTGTCAATCTGGACACAGTGAAGGCAGGCCAAGGTCTAATTTGGGTTCTTGCCAGTGGCTGGTACCATCTTGCCTCCCTCATGTCTGTTCTCAACGTCTTCTTTCTGACACAGTAAGAGCATcaagccatcttttttttacttattcTTTATCTTTGTGAGTGAATCCTTGTCAGTTTGCATCATTTGCTGATATGTTACTTCCAGATGTCTTCCCAAACTCTGGAAGCTCCTGCTGCTTCTTCTGCCGCTACTGCTCCTCTtaggtgagttttttttaaatttaagaatCGATGTCAGCGCCTGAGCAAAAGATTGCCGACGAATCTTGCCCAAGGCAAAGAAGCATTGTCATAACAGAGCAATAATCAACCAAACACACATTTcgaatcttttatttttatcctgCTACTTCTCACGAGGCACCAGATTTTCTAACCAGCACGTGTCTCAAGAGTACACTGCAGATCAGGAGCCGCATTCAGGTCAACGTTTCTCTCTCAAGTCAACCCCACCAGGCGTGTGCACTCACGCTAACATTACGGCTCATGTTGACAGTGATACCTTGACCGATGAGCTGAATTCGTTCCATGACTGAGCTGTAATCCTGGTTTACTCTGATAGCCATTTGCCTCATTGAAATTAAATCAATTCCcttgtcatcgtcgtcgtcatcattcaGCTTGGTGGCTGTGGGGTCCGTCGGCTGCCGTGCTCCTTGGCTACCTACAggccataaccatcacagagtGGCGACCTTCCTCTCCCGTCACCTACCTTTCCAACTTGATACCAGCCTCTGTTCCAGTTTCTGTACCTCCTGCAAACCTTCCCCAGACCTCCGCTCCCGTCTCACAGATGCCGGTGGGTTGCATAGTAAAAAATCAAGAATTCCTCATCAGCATTTCTTGTGGTCTACATGTACCtccctttttcttcctcctaGCCAATTGTAGCCCCGAGTTTGGACTTGGAGCGCCTCGAACGTCTGGAACGCCAGCTAACTCTGCTGTGGCAGCGAGTCCAACAGAGCGACCAGAAGCAGGAGCAGCATCACACGGACATATTAGCTCTGTACTCCACCCTGAGGGAGAAACTCCACAGCGAGACCGACAGGGAGACACTGGGACTGTGGGTGTCATCGCTGTTGGAGCAAAAGCTGGGCGTGCTGCGCGGAGAGCTGACAAAGGACCATGCCGTCCGAGAGCAGGTAAGACTGTCTCATATGGATTTTGTGTCAGGTGTCGAGCTTCATTTCGCTTATGTGTCATTTGGCATCCCTGCAGAGCGAAGAGCAGCTCAAAGCGCTTCAAGGGAGTCAAACGGCGCGGTTAGCTGAGTTGGAATTGCTACTCGGCGCTCTGGCTGCCAAGACTGAGGTATAGTCGAAGGCTTTGTTCGCAGGCTTGAAAAATCCACGGCTCCCAAACAAAGGATTGCTGTATCAAATGTCAGGACGTGTAGTAGATTTGCAACTCGTACTGTAGTTGGTCCTCGTGTTAAGACGCTTCCGGACAGTGTTTATTTTACATGTCGCCTTTTgctgcgttttaaaaaaaaatgtttgtcattatTTACCCGTTTTGTAGGCGGTGCAACAGAAGCAGCAACAATATGAacttgacaaagaaaaaatgaaagtgGTCGTCGCTCCGGCTGCAGACGCACCTCCTCTTAGGTACCGACGCACAAACACCGACTCTTTATTTTAAGGACGAAATGGTTTTATTTGGTGGGCGTAGCTGGAATGTGTGTTGCCCTGTTGCAGCAATGTCGGAGTGGGCCAGGAGGAGCACGATGCGTTGCAGGCGGAGGTGCAGAGACTTGAGCTGGACTTGGGAAAAGTCAGGCAGGACCTGCTGGGCGTCATGGGATGCAAGGGCAAGTGTGAGCAGCTGGACTCGCTGCAGGAGACGGTAGGAGACGCAacttaaaagaataaaaaaaaatattgattttatttttattattattataattttttctcTGAATGTGGGATTTTACTACACTGAATACAATTGTCTCAATGTAGTCACAATTGTACTTCCTGAAACCCCGTTTTTGAGCACTGGGACAAAGATTGGTACTACCGTATAGacgccacaagagggcagcaaaGCATTTACGACACAAAAGACAAAGCACCAACACCATGCCCCCCCCAGCATGTGCCCTCTAATGAACCGATGTTACATAAACTGGATGCAGTAGTTTACCAACTTCACATGAGACTCAATCATGCAATGAGATGCATAATTTTAATAATTGTGGGTCCCTTAACACTGAAAAACAATCAAGATATGAATTTGAGTTTGAAATTTGGCTGTCTTAGAATTTGAAAGTCAGACTGTTTTACATTACTTTTGTGGATTagtatttgcttgacttgactgAGAGGAAAAATAGGCAAAATTATGGCTTTATggcaaatttatttatttttttttaaattattattttaatgccTTCTCATTGCAGATGTCTGCTGAGGTTTCCTCCCAAGTACGCAAAGAACTGCACGCCCTGTTCTTCGGCAGCAGCTCGTCCGGCGAGGCTCAAGGCGAATTGCCCGAGCCTCTTGTCGTCTGGCTGGGCCAGCATTACGCGAGCACGGGTGACCTGCGGGCATCACTGGTCGCACTGGAGCACAGCATCCTGAGCAACATTTCCCGGCAGCTGGAGCTCACCCGCGCGCAGACGCTCAGCGAGGCAGAATCCAAGGCCACGTCCATTGTTGGCACGGTGACCGGCACGGTGCCGAGCGTTGCTTCTGCTGAGTGCCTTTCAGAAGAGGTAGTGGAAATAAACTTATATCGTCCCGTCATCAAAATGAGCTCCTGTGGAATTTCCGAAGGTGAACGGGCCCCAATATGCTACGATTAGAGCCCAACTAAAAATCACTGTGTTTCTGTATCCCAGCAAGTAAAAGTGATTGCCCAGAATGTGCTGAAGCTCTACTCGCAGGACAAGACCGGTCTGGTGGACTATGCCCTGGAATCTGGAGGTAAGAAAGAAACACACTCTTGCACGGATTCGAACGATCTGCGAGTAGTTGCCACCAAACGGGAAGTTAGCGGTTTAGCTTGCTAGCATTCCATAATATTAATGTACTCTGGCTCTTATGGAATAAATACTTCGGCGGTAGTTGAAATAAAGAACAAGATTGTGTACATGCTCGATGcatggtgttgatgctttatgatcccTTGCTACCATTTTAATCAATTATTTACCCCGATTCCTCaccaatgtcatttttatttcaaaatgtgtgtATTACCTGCGTGTATTCAGGTGGTAGCATCCTCAGCACTCGCTGCTCAGAGACGCACGAGACCAAGACGGCCCTCATGAGTCTGTTCGGGCTCCCGCTCTGGTACTTCTCCCAGTCCCCTCGCGTTGTCATCCAGGTGGGTCAGACGTGGCAATGCCAGAACTCCGAGGGTATTTCGTAACGGTACATGGTAAGCATGCTCCGATTTGCTTTCCGctccaatcagcctgacatgtaCCCGGGCAACTGCTGGGCGTTCAAAGGCTCGCAGGGTTACCTTGTGATCCGGCTTTCCATGATGATCCGACCCACGTCCTTCTGCTTGGAACACATTCCCAAAGTGCTGTCCCCCACCGGGAACATCAGCAGTGCCCCACGTGACTTCACAGTCTTTGTAAGAAATGTGAACCGTTTAAAAATGAGATTTGGATGTCAGTGATTGAATTTGTTTTGCCGTACTACCGACAGGGTCTGAGCGACGAGTACCAGGTAGAAGGCGAGTTCCTCGGTAACTACACCTACCAGGAGGATGGAGACTCACTGCAAATCTTCCCTATTAAGGTCATTTCAATTTGACAAATTGTTTTATAGTAGGGCTTGAAGAAAAAGactatgagctttttttttttttttacacatttttttgtttatgacaATATTGGAGTCCAAGTCCTGCTGTTTTGTGGTATTCCACACATGAAGTAAAAGTTTAAATCGGTGCCACTTTGGGACCCTCTTTTACCTTCCAGGAGCCCACGGAGAAGACTTTCCAAATCATGGAGGTGCGGGTGCTGTCCAACTGGGGGCATCCCGACTACACTTGCTTGTATCGCTTCAGAGTCCACGGAGAGCCGCGGCCTCAGTGAACAAACCACCACTAGAGACAAACACACTAAACAAAGATGACCGTTGGACATTTGTACATAGGCAAAGGTGATCTGAAGT
This region of Hippocampus zosterae strain Florida chromosome 17, ASM2543408v3, whole genome shotgun sequence genomic DNA includes:
- the sun1b gene encoding SUN domain-containing protein 1 isoform X3, whose product is MSRRSLRLQTVAGHHGNDSLMDYTQSQSSYTTRKESRTLRSRKLQSSSNAMSFSLSQAGTPRKNLSFSAVSTPINSSTRVEESNAAFDASRHTGIGDQARLSQRTITTTTTTMTIDGIRGRTSQSELSSSNVNGDVGASKSHATLANGYICKDCSCHSQTSDSLITHPSLTSSSPSSHAEEVCTHAGYSSSPFTSIYSRDRSRNSKTGVLTSMSNTCVRLSKKVLAPFVSIVTMLYSSVLWVRTQTTSGTPGRAGVFASCTDALRQTASSSLSQMWLLKRRVTGDRSKDSQVQAHSSYCGSMNVKDLVTEDSSHLNLNGSLCDDCKGKEYSETHAVLLTQSSRSRRLAGALWSLLACTGYYLLQPGHSVVRGAKALGSGVGTLTQRLLTLLWTILAAPVKAGQGLIWVLASGWYHLASLMSVLNVFFLTQCLPKLWKLLLLLLPLLLLLAWWLWGPSAAVLLGYLQAITITEWRPSSPVTYLSNLIPASVPVSVPPANLPQTSAPVSQMPPIVAPSLDLERLERLERQLTLLWQRVQQSDQKQEQHHTDILALYSTLREKLHSETDRETLGLWVSSLLEQKLGVLRGELTKDHAVREQSEEQLKALQGSQTARLAELELLLGALAAKTEAVQQKQQQYELDKEKMKVVVAPAADAPPLSNVGVGQEEHDALQAEVQRLELDLGKVRQDLLGVMGCKGKCEQLDSLQETMSAEVSSQVRKELHALFFGSSSSGEAQGELPEPLVVWLGQHYASTGDLRASLVALEHSILSNISRQLELTRAQTLSEAESKATSIVGTVTGTVPSVASAECLSEEQVKVIAQNVLKLYSQDKTGLVDYALESGGGSILSTRCSETHETKTALMSLFGLPLWYFSQSPRVVIQPDMYPGNCWAFKGSQGYLVIRLSMMIRPTSFCLEHIPKVLSPTGNISSAPRDFTVFGLSDEYQVEGEFLGNYTYQEDGDSLQIFPIKEPTEKTFQIMEVRVLSNWGHPDYTCLYRFRVHGEPRPQ
- the sun1b gene encoding SUN domain-containing protein 1 isoform X2 — encoded protein: MTMDFSQLHTYTPPQCAPENTGYTYSLSSSYSTAALEFEKEHHIAPVYESPRMSRRSLRLQTVAGHHGNDSLMDYTQSQSSYTTRKESRTLRSRKLQSSSNAMSFSLSQAGTPRKNLSFSAVSTPINSSTRVEESNAAFDASRHTGIGDQARLSQRTITTTTTTMTIDGIRGRTSQSELSSSNVNGDVGASKSHATLANGYICKDCSCHSQTSDSLITHPSLTSSSPSSHAEEVCTHAGYSSSPFTSIYSRDRSRNSKTGVLTSMSNTCVRLSKKVLAPFVSIVTMLYSSVLWVRTQTTSGTPGRAGVFASCTDALRQTASSSLSQMWLLKRRVTGDRSKDSQVQAHSSYCGSMNVKDLVTEDSSHLNLNGSLCDDCKGKEYSETHAVLLTQSSRSRRLAGALWSLLACTGYYLLQPGHSVVRGAKALGSGVGTLTQRLLTLLWTILAAPVKAGQGLIWVLASGWYHLASLMSVLNVFFLTQCLPKLWKLLLLLLPLLLLLAWWLWGPSAAVLLGYLQAITITEWRPSSPVTYLSNLIPASVPVSVPPANLPQTSAPVSQMPPIVAPSLDLERLERLERQLTLLWQRVQQSDQKQEQHHTDILALYSTLREKLHSETDRETLGLWVSSLLEQKLGVLRGELTKDHAVREQSEEQLKALQGSQTARLAELELLLGALAAKTEAVQQKQQQYELDKEKMKVVVAPAADAPPLSNVGVGQEEHDALQAEVQRLELDLGKVRQDLLGVMGCKGKCEQLDSLQETMSAEVSSQVRKELHALFFGSSSSGEAQGELPEPLVVWLGQHYASTGDLRASLVALEHSILSNISRQLELTRAQTLSEAESKATSIVGTVTGTVPSVASAECLSEEQVKVIAQNVLKLYSQDKTGLVDYALESGGGSILSTRCSETHETKTALMSLFGLPLWYFSQSPRVVIQPDMYPGNCWAFKGSQGYLVIRLSMMIRPTSFCLEHIPKVLSPTGNISSAPRDFTVFGLSDEYQVEGEFLGNYTYQEDGDSLQIFPIKEPTEKTFQIMEVRVLSNWGHPDYTCLYRFRVHGEPRPQ
- the sun1b gene encoding SUN domain-containing protein 1 isoform X1; this translates as MHEESKQRRMTMDFSQLHTYTPPQCAPENTGYTYSLSSSYSTAALEFEKEHHIAPVYESPRMSRRSLRLQTVAGHHGNDSLMDYTQSQSSYTTRKESRTLRSRKLQSSSNAMSFSLSQAGTPRKNLSFSAVSTPINSSTRVEESNAAFDASRHTGIGDQARLSQRTITTTTTTMTIDGIRGRTSQSELSSSNVNGDVGASKSHATLANGYICKDCSCHSQTSDSLITHPSLTSSSPSSHAEEVCTHAGYSSSPFTSIYSRDRSRNSKTGVLTSMSNTCVRLSKKVLAPFVSIVTMLYSSVLWVRTQTTSGTPGRAGVFASCTDALRQTASSSLSQMWLLKRRVTGDRSKDSQVQAHSSYCGSMNVKDLVTEDSSHLNLNGSLCDDCKGKEYSETHAVLLTQSSRSRRLAGALWSLLACTGYYLLQPGHSVVRGAKALGSGVGTLTQRLLTLLWTILAAPVKAGQGLIWVLASGWYHLASLMSVLNVFFLTQCLPKLWKLLLLLLPLLLLLAWWLWGPSAAVLLGYLQAITITEWRPSSPVTYLSNLIPASVPVSVPPANLPQTSAPVSQMPPIVAPSLDLERLERLERQLTLLWQRVQQSDQKQEQHHTDILALYSTLREKLHSETDRETLGLWVSSLLEQKLGVLRGELTKDHAVREQSEEQLKALQGSQTARLAELELLLGALAAKTEAVQQKQQQYELDKEKMKVVVAPAADAPPLSNVGVGQEEHDALQAEVQRLELDLGKVRQDLLGVMGCKGKCEQLDSLQETMSAEVSSQVRKELHALFFGSSSSGEAQGELPEPLVVWLGQHYASTGDLRASLVALEHSILSNISRQLELTRAQTLSEAESKATSIVGTVTGTVPSVASAECLSEEQVKVIAQNVLKLYSQDKTGLVDYALESGGGSILSTRCSETHETKTALMSLFGLPLWYFSQSPRVVIQPDMYPGNCWAFKGSQGYLVIRLSMMIRPTSFCLEHIPKVLSPTGNISSAPRDFTVFGLSDEYQVEGEFLGNYTYQEDGDSLQIFPIKEPTEKTFQIMEVRVLSNWGHPDYTCLYRFRVHGEPRPQ